A DNA window from Methanobrevibacter sp. contains the following coding sequences:
- a CDS encoding helix-turn-helix domain-containing protein, protein MKDERIVCPVDVTLNLINKKWSIQIIRDMFFGKKHFKEFKEDKPQLSNKVLSNCLKELEENGLIEKVVLNTTPVTTEYYLTEYGKSMNRIVYELAMFTLYNEKDNTYSDEARSELKNTFKEVLEIDY, encoded by the coding sequence ATGAAAGATGAAAGAATTGTCTGTCCGGTTGATGTGACTCTAAATTTGATAAATAAAAAATGGAGCATACAGATTATAAGAGACATGTTCTTTGGTAAAAAACATTTCAAGGAGTTTAAAGAGGATAAACCCCAATTAAGCAATAAGGTATTGTCAAATTGTTTAAAGGAACTTGAAGAAAATGGCTTAATTGAAAAGGTAGTTTTGAATACAACTCCCGTGACCACTGAATATTACCTGACAGAATATGGAAAATCAATGAACAGAATTGTCTATGAACTGGCAATGTTTACATTGTATAATGAAAAGGACAATACATATTCCGATGAAGCCCGCAGCGAATTAAAAAACACATTTAAAGAAGTTTTGGAAATTGACTATTAG
- a CDS encoding low temperature requirement protein A, translating to MEVKTKPVELIELFYDLIFVYAISKLTALISEPINGIIPPYNFFAYLITSFVILQAWLYFTNYVNRYGQWKWYDYAFACVNMISVIYMANTISHDWATMAFPFDLSMLVLLLTVVALYVIQARKEHSMDGAAGNSITILSVVCTIYVIAILCTLFNLADYVIWINVVAVLTGAFLPFFIRGKFDKSIISFPHLVERFELLTIITFGEAIVGLTHFFDTSNFNLVPILVFFIILTMFGSYVIQIHRLMEHQRVERSLRLMFSHYFIVISINLVTVALELIHTGEVNHLFASGLMIVSLVVFYLSIMANKEYYKQNIKLTKRDALMMIGTTIVGIAVILIFISNLYAFLIGSLIITFGNFEVLLMKYKGRI from the coding sequence ATGGAAGTCAAAACAAAACCTGTTGAACTGATTGAATTATTTTATGATTTGATTTTTGTATATGCAATATCTAAGTTAACTGCACTGATTTCAGAGCCAATAAATGGTATAATTCCACCATATAACTTTTTTGCTTATCTGATTACTTCATTTGTGATTCTGCAGGCCTGGCTTTACTTTACAAACTATGTCAATAGGTATGGGCAGTGGAAGTGGTATGACTATGCTTTTGCCTGTGTAAACATGATTTCAGTAATCTACATGGCAAACACGATTTCGCATGACTGGGCTACAATGGCATTTCCATTTGACCTTTCAATGCTGGTGCTGTTATTGACTGTTGTGGCATTGTATGTCATTCAAGCTAGAAAAGAGCATTCGATGGATGGTGCGGCAGGCAATTCAATAACAATTCTCTCAGTGGTTTGTACAATTTATGTAATAGCCATTTTATGCACTCTTTTTAATTTGGCAGATTATGTTATCTGGATAAATGTCGTTGCGGTTTTAACCGGTGCCTTTTTACCATTCTTTATCAGAGGCAAGTTCGACAAAAGCATTATCAGTTTTCCGCATCTGGTTGAGAGATTTGAACTGTTGACAATCATAACATTCGGTGAGGCGATTGTCGGCCTTACACATTTCTTTGACACATCAAACTTCAATCTGGTTCCAATATTGGTGTTCTTTATAATTTTAACGATGTTCGGTTCATATGTCATTCAGATCCATCGTTTAATGGAACATCAAAGAGTAGAAAGGTCATTAAGGTTAATGTTTAGCCATTACTTTATTGTAATAAGCATCAATCTGGTAACTGTGGCTTTGGAGTTGATACATACAGGTGAAGTAAACCACTTATTTGCAAGCGGTTTGATGATTGTATCACTGGTTGTTTTCTACCTGTCAATAATGGCCAATAAGGAATATTATAAGCAGAATATCAAATTGACAAAAAGAGATGCACTGATGATGATAGGAACCACAATTGTGGGAATAGCAGTTATTTTGATATTCATTTCAAATTTATATGCTTTTTTAATCGGAAGCTTAATCATTACATTCGGTAATTTTGAAGTATTGCTGATGAAATATAAAGGTAGGATTTAA
- a CDS encoding aldo/keto reductase, with protein MKYIKLGNSDLKVSRICMGCMGFGNPENGMHTWTLPEAESIEIITNGLGNGINFFDTAIGYQNGTSEQYLGKAIRENASREDIVVATKFLPRSQEDIENNVSGRQHIHNMVEKSLTNLGLDYIDLYIYHMWDYNTPLYDILEGLNEVIEEGKVRYIGISNCFAWQLAKANALAEAEGFAKFVSIQGHYNLIFREEEREMIPLCRTDNIAITPYSALASGRLSRLPGEESKRMNEDYYAKLKYQNSEQQDLKIIERVNELAQNYGVAMTEVSLAWLLTKVTSPIVGATKMHHVEGAVNSVDLTLTEDDISYLEEPYVAHDLVGVMADNKVSAGDNEKVWIKHTKNRI; from the coding sequence ATGAAATACATTAAATTGGGAAACTCAGATTTGAAAGTCAGCAGAATATGTATGGGCTGTATGGGTTTTGGAAATCCTGAAAACGGAATGCACACATGGACATTGCCTGAAGCAGAATCAATAGAAATAATAACAAACGGACTGGGCAATGGAATTAACTTCTTTGATACTGCTATAGGCTATCAGAATGGAACTTCAGAGCAATATCTCGGAAAAGCAATCAGAGAAAACGCTTCCCGTGAGGATATTGTTGTTGCAACAAAGTTTTTGCCACGATCACAGGAAGATATTGAAAATAACGTCTCCGGCAGACAGCACATTCATAACATGGTTGAAAAGAGCCTGACAAATCTCGGACTGGATTACATTGATTTGTACATCTATCACATGTGGGACTACAACACTCCATTATATGACATTCTTGAGGGTCTAAACGAAGTCATTGAAGAAGGTAAAGTCAGATATATTGGAATATCAAACTGTTTTGCATGGCAGCTTGCAAAGGCCAATGCACTTGCCGAAGCGGAAGGATTTGCCAAATTCGTATCGATTCAAGGCCATTACAACCTGATTTTCAGGGAAGAGGAACGTGAAATGATTCCATTGTGTCGCACTGACAACATCGCAATAACACCTTACAGTGCACTGGCTTCAGGAAGACTGTCAAGGCTTCCGGGTGAGGAATCCAAAAGAATGAATGAAGACTACTATGCCAAATTGAAATATCAAAATTCCGAACAACAAGATTTAAAGATTATAGAAAGAGTCAATGAACTTGCTCAAAACTATGGTGTGGCAATGACAGAAGTGTCTCTGGCATGGCTGCTTACAAAGGTAACATCTCCTATTGTGGGAGCCACTAAAATGCATCATGTTGAAGGTGCAGTCAATTCCGTTGATTTGACATTAACGGAGGATGACATTAGTTATTTGGAAGAACCATATGTGGCTCACGATTTGGTGGGGGTAATGGCAGACAACAAGGTTTCAGCAGGCGATAATGAGAAAGTCTGGATTAAACACACTAAAAATAGGATTTAA
- a CDS encoding HXXEE domain-containing protein, giving the protein MIEFLKKYNMHIFIILIAVLTVYDFLNWDQISIVRKLVNLFGILAILHEIEEKYWPGGFFDLMLKKLEININDVDVGRANLAVFIFWLVYLGLGYIFDNFVFFFMMTIVLSVFEAFVHTAGIKIHKLNKPYTPGLVTAWILAIAAIYSIIQLSKFNLAGPIDYLIGTILFIISFMILSSQVYSGMGINRKEMIKKMRE; this is encoded by the coding sequence ATGATTGAGTTTCTCAAAAAATATAATATGCACATTTTCATTATTTTAATTGCTGTTTTAACTGTTTATGACTTTTTGAATTGGGATCAAATTTCCATTGTAAGAAAATTAGTAAACCTGTTTGGAATATTGGCGATTCTTCATGAAATCGAAGAAAAATATTGGCCGGGCGGTTTTTTTGATTTAATGTTGAAGAAACTGGAAATAAATATCAATGATGTTGATGTGGGAAGAGCCAATTTAGCGGTATTTATATTCTGGTTAGTTTATCTGGGGTTGGGATACATATTTGATAACTTTGTATTTTTCTTCATGATGACAATCGTATTATCCGTTTTTGAAGCGTTCGTACACACAGCTGGAATTAAAATCCACAAATTAAATAAACCATACACACCAGGCCTGGTTACAGCGTGGATTTTGGCAATAGCTGCAATATACTCAATTATCCAATTAAGCAAATTTAACCTTGCAGGCCCAATAGACTATTTAATTGGGACAATATTGTTTATTATAAGTTTCATGATATTAAGTTCACAAGTTTATTCCGGCATGGGAATAAACAGGAAAGAAATGATTAAAAAGATGCGAGAATAA
- a CDS encoding transglutaminase family protein, translating into MEEYLMETPSIDYMNFHIKEKVRELRIQSDDNLDYIKRSYIFVRDEIPHSCDIKANVVSRTASDVLENKTGICWTKSCLLAALLRANGIPSGISYQLLTRADDESEGYMIHALNTVYLKDFNKWIRLDARGNKENINAYFSLDEEHLAYTIRSELGEIDYHDNHADLDDRLVNILIESENILEITTDFEF; encoded by the coding sequence ATGGAAGAATATTTGATGGAAACCCCAAGCATTGATTATATGAATTTTCATATCAAAGAAAAGGTTCGGGAATTAAGGATTCAATCAGATGATAATTTGGATTATATCAAGAGAAGTTACATCTTTGTTCGGGATGAAATTCCTCACTCATGCGACATTAAAGCAAATGTGGTTTCAAGAACTGCCAGTGATGTGCTAGAAAATAAAACTGGGATTTGCTGGACAAAATCATGTCTTCTTGCAGCACTTTTAAGAGCAAATGGAATTCCATCAGGCATCAGTTATCAACTGCTTACAAGAGCAGATGATGAGAGTGAAGGTTATATGATTCATGCTTTAAACACAGTGTATTTAAAGGATTTTAATAAATGGATCAGACTGGATGCTAGGGGAAATAAGGAAAATATTAATGCATATTTCAGTTTGGATGAGGAACACTTGGCCTATACGATCCGAAGTGAACTGGGTGAAATTGACTATCATGACAATCATGCAGATTTGGATGATAGGTTGGTTAATATTCTGATAGAAAGTGAGAATATATTGGAGATTACAACTGATTTTGAGTTTTAG
- a CDS encoding MATE family efflux transporter gives MMTEKVDMVSLPKKSFWQLSIPIIAFCIFDAIYGIVDMAWISQISVHASFAVGVSVPFVSLIFSFGDSIGQGANSLMSRFMGIDDYESAYNTLIHGIILTNIIWIFIVICALFAQGILYSVDQADSYILIWDYLIPIIAFAYIFMFVNFFSETLQAEGNSRIPTIFIISSNVLNIILDPIFIFNLNLGVKGASYATVLSSLIPFIVFVFLYLTGRTKIPLSRKYFKFHRYILVEIFKVAFPNFLDDGLWAFSSSFINGILTITMGPIGPVLYSASNKLKTLLSAPVKGYGRALMSVTGHLFGAHEFDELNEMYKYALKVSLITTVVVMMAFIILRDFAFSFFSITGMQTEIYWIAILGTVIMLSIPFSIISSKMLDGFGKSMYSLLFTFIKIGLETGLIYVLNNMLSNGSCVLIGITITEIIFAIVYYVFLRYLFDNFDEKYENKEVVKTFKSDNELEFLKEDAKIKDNGANKNKALKKILLNIALIALIIGVIWIVLSPISVNNYPIFIGGIICLAICTVSIYLITRLNRPIISLFGFIASAIILFTFMHSYGNESILWFILAEIFIVFIIIILKR, from the coding sequence ATGATGACTGAGAAAGTTGACATGGTTTCACTGCCTAAAAAATCATTTTGGCAATTAAGCATACCGATAATCGCTTTTTGTATTTTTGATGCGATTTACGGTATTGTCGATATGGCCTGGATATCACAAATAAGCGTTCATGCTTCTTTTGCAGTGGGTGTTTCAGTCCCTTTTGTCTCTCTTATATTTTCATTCGGCGATTCAATTGGGCAAGGAGCAAATTCTCTGATGTCTCGTTTTATGGGAATTGATGATTATGAAAGTGCATACAATACATTAATTCATGGAATAATTCTAACAAATATAATATGGATTTTTATAGTAATATGCGCTTTATTCGCTCAGGGAATATTATACAGTGTAGACCAGGCAGACTCATATATTTTAATTTGGGATTATTTAATTCCAATTATAGCTTTTGCATATATATTCATGTTTGTTAATTTTTTCTCTGAAACTTTACAGGCAGAAGGAAATTCAAGAATACCTACCATATTCATAATTTCATCAAATGTCTTAAATATAATATTGGATCCTATTTTTATTTTTAATTTGAATTTGGGAGTTAAAGGAGCATCATATGCCACTGTTTTATCTTCACTAATTCCTTTTATTGTTTTTGTATTTCTATATTTGACTGGAAGAACAAAAATTCCATTATCTAGAAAATACTTTAAATTCCACCGGTATATACTTGTTGAAATTTTCAAAGTCGCATTTCCTAATTTCCTGGATGATGGATTATGGGCTTTCTCATCATCATTTATTAATGGCATATTAACAATAACAATGGGACCTATTGGACCAGTACTTTATTCCGCATCAAATAAACTTAAAACTTTATTGAGTGCACCTGTTAAGGGTTATGGTAGGGCATTAATGAGCGTTACAGGGCATTTATTCGGTGCACATGAATTCGATGAATTAAATGAAATGTATAAATACGCACTTAAAGTATCCCTTATAACAACAGTTGTAGTGATGATGGCATTCATAATTTTGCGCGATTTTGCATTCAGCTTTTTTTCAATTACTGGAATGCAAACAGAAATATATTGGATAGCGATTTTGGGAACAGTCATAATGCTTTCAATTCCATTTTCCATTATTTCTTCAAAAATGTTAGATGGTTTTGGAAAAAGTATGTATTCACTGTTATTCACTTTTATCAAAATTGGATTGGAAACCGGTTTAATATATGTATTGAATAATATGCTGTCTAACGGCAGCTGTGTCCTTATTGGAATAACAATTACTGAAATAATATTCGCAATTGTATATTATGTATTCTTAAGATACTTGTTCGATAATTTTGATGAAAAATATGAAAATAAAGAAGTCGTTAAAACGTTCAAATCTGATAATGAACTCGAATTTTTGAAAGAAGATGCGAAAATCAAAGATAATGGAGCGAATAAAAATAAGGCCCTAAAAAAAATACTGTTAAATATAGCATTAATAGCCTTGATAATCGGAGTAATATGGATTGTGCTTTCACCTATTTCTGTTAATAATTATCCTATATTCATAGGTGGAATAATTTGTTTAGCTATCTGTACAGTCAGCATCTATCTAATAACAAGATTAAATCGACCTATAATTTCTTTATTTGGATTTATTGCCTCTGCCATCATACTTTTCACATTCATGCATAGTTATGGTAATGAATCCATTCTTTGGTTTATCCTTGCTGAGATTTTTATAGTGTTTATTATCATAATTCTAAAACGCTGA
- a CDS encoding Fic family protein — translation MFEPQFTYTDKIVNYIAEIASAKEVISNAKIIPLYDTQLKQEALIRSSHYSTSIEGNPLNLDEVETLIKNNQEPTTKAEQEVLNYFNVLNHLHQYSDEIITSDTILSVHKDLTKDLLRNPEYEGKFRDTRVFIGNLHTQEINYMPPDAYKVPGLVDDLLDWLNNSTDEMYPVIIAGILHYELVRIHPFVDGNGRTSRLMATLILSVHKFNINNYFTLDEYYNQDRQAYVDALHSADKNHDLTNWLEYFCGGVLYSINKVKSEVLKLAEITSKYDNTIQLTPNEISVLTLLEEKGHIQNKDIQEMLNITPQASYKIIKKLKDKELIESRGNGRNTKYLLK, via the coding sequence ATGTTTGAACCTCAATTTACATATACCGATAAAATCGTGAATTATATTGCAGAAATCGCTTCAGCTAAAGAAGTTATCAGCAATGCAAAAATAATCCCATTATATGATACCCAATTAAAACAGGAGGCCCTCATTAGATCTTCACATTATTCAACATCAATTGAGGGAAATCCTTTAAATTTAGATGAAGTAGAAACATTAATCAAAAACAATCAAGAACCAACTACTAAAGCAGAACAGGAAGTATTAAATTATTTCAATGTATTAAATCATTTACATCAATATTCGGATGAAATTATTACTTCTGACACAATTTTATCAGTACATAAAGATTTGACTAAAGATTTATTGCGCAATCCTGAATATGAGGGCAAATTTAGAGATACACGCGTATTTATTGGTAATCTGCATACTCAGGAAATAAATTATATGCCTCCAGATGCTTATAAAGTGCCAGGTTTAGTAGATGATTTATTAGATTGGCTAAACAATTCGACAGATGAAATGTACCCAGTCATTATCGCCGGAATTCTTCATTATGAATTAGTACGTATCCACCCATTTGTTGATGGAAATGGACGTACCAGCAGACTTATGGCAACATTGATTTTATCAGTTCACAAATTTAATATCAATAACTACTTCACTTTAGACGAATATTACAATCAGGACAGGCAGGCTTATGTTGATGCACTACACAGTGCCGATAAAAACCATGATTTAACAAATTGGCTGGAATATTTCTGTGGAGGAGTATTATACTCAATAAATAAAGTTAAATCAGAAGTGTTAAAATTAGCTGAAATCACATCAAAATATGACAATACCATTCAATTAACTCCAAATGAAATCTCTGTATTAACACTTCTTGAAGAAAAAGGACATATTCAAAATAAAGATATCCAGGAGATGTTAAACATTACCCCTCAAGCCAGCTATAAGATTATTAAAAAATTAAAAGATAAGGAATTAATAGAAAGTAGGGGAAACGGCAGAAATACAAAATACCTATTAAAATAA
- a CDS encoding putative zinc-binding protein: MPKRYALAPCNGMSPNGLVSRVATGDCKKENENVISICMGSTSADIEGTNDEMLKKFPIISICGCQGNCVTKILENRGIDIYKTINVEEILKDEKVSAKDPFRLDNESEQCVEIIKKELNKIVTE; this comes from the coding sequence ATGCCAAAGAGATATGCTTTAGCACCATGTAATGGTATGAGTCCAAATGGATTAGTATCCCGTGTTGCAACAGGAGATTGTAAAAAAGAGAATGAAAATGTGATTTCAATATGTATGGGTTCAACATCAGCAGATATTGAAGGAACTAATGATGAGATGCTTAAAAAATTTCCAATAATATCCATTTGCGGGTGTCAGGGAAATTGTGTCACTAAAATACTTGAAAATCGTGGAATTGATATTTATAAAACAATTAACGTTGAAGAAATATTAAAAGATGAAAAAGTATCTGCTAAAGACCCTTTCCGTTTAGATAACGAATCAGAACAATGTGTCGAAATCATTAAAAAAGAATTAAATAAAATAGTAACTGAATAA
- a CDS encoding C-GCAxxG-C-C family protein gives MNYVEEAVQLFEDGYMCSQAVLAVFCEEFGLSREQAFKISISFGGGMRKGEVCGACTGAIMALGLRYGENKSKSDEMCVKFLDSFKKENGSYICRDLLDCDIRTEEGIKYAIDNNLFKEICPKMVESAVKIAQELIL, from the coding sequence ATGAATTATGTAGAAGAAGCAGTACAATTATTTGAAGATGGTTATATGTGTTCACAAGCTGTCTTAGCGGTATTTTGTGAAGAGTTTGGACTTTCAAGAGAACAGGCATTTAAAATCAGCATATCATTTGGGGGCGGTATGCGTAAAGGAGAAGTTTGTGGAGCTTGCACTGGTGCTATAATGGCATTAGGTTTGAGATATGGTGAAAATAAAAGTAAAAGCGATGAAATGTGTGTGAAATTCTTAGATAGTTTTAAAAAAGAAAATGGATCATATATTTGCCGAGATTTACTTGATTGTGACATTCGAACTGAAGAAGGGATTAAATATGCAATTGATAACAATCTCTTCAAAGAAATCTGTCCAAAAATGGTTGAATCTGCAGTAAAGATTGCCCAAGAATTAATTTTATAA
- a CDS encoding metallophosphoesterase: MNPLHFFTLGYYPQYLYIGVIWGIIIGFYTYFRVKYALNNSESSKNKKLTINFIIPILAFICCLNIWSNAAILTLYLFFSSIIADIIRIIWKYLLKDKYLNFIPQYHKKGILALVIFAIIIISGVYGMNHIELTEYNLTTDKINNESYSIVWVSDIHYGTVQNPQLVKESISKINDLKPDIVVLGGDIVDERTSKEDMNEIFKELGKINSTYGTYYIFGNHDKQPDSIDYENGNRTFSDGELNKSIIDNGIKILNDEKTSINDDIVLVGRSDAQWEGENNRIDTGKILNESDLSKYVVVLDHQPIKYEENSQQGADLQLSGHTHGGQLFPYSIFERLTGHLVYGEFHFGKMELIVSSGLTGWGWPMRNEATCEYVLININ; encoded by the coding sequence ATGAACCCCCTACATTTCTTCACATTAGGATATTATCCACAATATTTATATATTGGAGTTATATGGGGCATTATAATTGGATTTTACACGTATTTCAGAGTTAAATATGCTTTAAACAATAGTGAATCATCAAAAAATAAAAAATTAACCATAAATTTCATTATTCCGATTTTAGCATTTATATGCTGTTTAAATATATGGTCAAATGCAGCCATATTAACTTTATACTTATTTTTTTCATCGATAATTGCAGATATAATAAGAATAATATGGAAATATTTACTTAAGGACAAATATTTAAATTTCATCCCACAGTACCATAAAAAAGGCATTTTAGCGTTAGTTATATTTGCAATTATAATAATTAGTGGCGTTTACGGAATGAATCATATTGAATTAACAGAATATAATTTAACTACAGATAAGATAAATAACGAATCTTATTCCATTGTTTGGGTTAGTGATATTCATTACGGAACTGTTCAAAATCCACAACTAGTTAAAGAAAGCATTTCCAAAATAAATGACTTAAAACCAGATATAGTTGTTTTGGGTGGAGATATAGTCGATGAAAGAACAAGCAAAGAAGACATGAATGAAATATTTAAAGAATTGGGAAAAATCAATTCAACATATGGCACATATTATATCTTTGGAAATCACGATAAACAACCAGACTCAATCGACTATGAAAATGGAAACAGAACATTCAGTGATGGAGAATTAAATAAATCAATAATTGATAATGGAATAAAAATTTTAAATGATGAAAAAACATCAATCAATGATGACATTGTTTTGGTAGGTAGAAGCGATGCACAGTGGGAGGGCGAAAATAATAGAATTGACACAGGCAAAATACTTAACGAAAGTGATTTATCCAAATATGTTGTTGTTTTAGATCACCAGCCTATTAAGTATGAAGAAAATTCACAACAAGGTGCTGATTTACAACTTTCAGGCCATACTCATGGCGGACAGCTATTCCCATATTCAATTTTTGAAAGATTAACGGGTCATTTAGTATATGGTGAATTTCATTTTGGAAAAATGGAACTAATAGTATCATCAGGTTTGACAGGTTGGGGATGGCCAATGAGGAATGAAGCTACATGTGAATATGTTTTAATCAATATTAATTAA
- a CDS encoding STAS domain-containing protein — translation MNNMINFEGIEIDQELLERTNPIFNTARMTLFQLAAAGHDDAKDVVQKLNLTREDTQDSKTVKADEDDLFINSVVMEVRYVTNGKIAKESGFTEVDLPCGFTPRAIEFAKSGKKFVGMDLPATINEVEPAIMSLLDEEQKKLVNFEGVDATNYQSLKSAFDKIEGEVCITTEGLLMYLTDSEMDVLCDNIKKILAEHGGYWITLDPEMSLLYLLIVKSFYGERTREIMWQSKYRIDDKSDVNTVENTITISVRGDVQENMKNAMNYIKSKGFKLERLPYADHVPEFKSLEKANPKIVAQIREGFKRVCIWKITVDESVNVDISDVGAESFNADASIDGDRLNLVLSGNLDTLSAPELLANYEKIKKDNTLNSVFIDCSKLEYVSSAGLRVLLIMQNDCEDGVIMKSCNETVIGDLSNTDIKIL, via the coding sequence ATGAATAATATGATTAATTTTGAAGGAATAGAAATTGACCAAGAATTATTGGAAAGAACAAATCCTATATTTAACACTGCCAGAATGACTCTTTTTCAATTGGCTGCTGCAGGTCATGATGATGCCAAGGATGTAGTTCAAAAGTTGAATCTTACTCGGGAAGATACACAAGATAGTAAAACAGTTAAGGCCGATGAAGATGACCTTTTCATTAACAGTGTGGTTATGGAAGTAAGATATGTTACTAATGGAAAAATAGCTAAAGAATCAGGTTTTACTGAAGTTGACTTGCCATGTGGTTTCACACCTAGAGCCATTGAATTTGCAAAAAGTGGCAAGAAATTTGTTGGAATGGATCTTCCCGCAACCATTAATGAAGTTGAACCGGCTATTATGTCACTTCTAGATGAAGAACAGAAAAAACTTGTTAATTTCGAGGGTGTGGATGCAACTAATTATCAATCGCTTAAGTCTGCCTTTGATAAGATTGAGGGGGAGGTATGTATAACAACAGAAGGACTCCTGATGTATCTTACAGATTCCGAGATGGATGTCCTGTGTGACAATATTAAAAAGATTCTTGCAGAGCATGGCGGATATTGGATTACTCTTGACCCTGAGATGTCTCTTCTTTACCTCTTGATAGTAAAATCCTTCTATGGGGAGCGAACACGGGAGATTATGTGGCAGTCTAAGTATAGAATAGATGACAAATCTGATGTAAATACTGTAGAGAATACAATAACCATTAGCGTCCGAGGTGATGTTCAGGAAAATATGAAGAATGCAATGAATTATATTAAATCCAAGGGATTTAAGTTGGAGAGGCTTCCGTATGCTGACCATGTGCCTGAGTTTAAAAGTTTAGAAAAGGCAAATCCTAAGATTGTAGCTCAGATTAGGGAAGGTTTTAAGAGAGTATGTATCTGGAAGATTACAGTTGATGAATCAGTTAATGTTGACATTTCTGATGTCGGGGCAGAGTCATTTAATGCGGATGCATCAATTGATGGTGACAGGCTTAATTTGGTTTTGTCAGGAAATCTTGATACATTGAGTGCACCTGAGCTTCTTGCTAATTATGAGAAGATTAAGAAAGATAATACTCTCAACAGTGTGTTTATTGACTGTTCTAAACTAGAATATGTGTCCTCTGCAGGGCTGCGTGTTCTTCTTATTATGCAAAATGACTGCGAGGATGGGGTTATAATGAAGTCATGTAATGAAACTGTTATTGGAGATTTATCAAATACTGATATAAAGATACTGTAA